One Cellulomonas sp. Y8 DNA segment encodes these proteins:
- the mnmA gene encoding tRNA 2-thiouridine(34) synthase MnmA — MRVLAALSGGVDSAVAAARAVDAGHDVVGVHMALSRNRAQMRTGSRGCCSIEDAGDARRAADVLGIPYYVWDLSERFEDTVVADFLSEYEAGRTPNPCVRCNEHIKFDALLDKALALGFDAVATGHYASATAGPDGAPVLRRARDLAKDQSYVLAVMGPERLARAIFPLGDVASKDEVRAEAAARGLSVSAKPDSYDICFVADGDTRGFLRGRLGSRPGEVVDADGTVLGTHDGAYGYTVGQRKGLQLGRPAVDGKPRYVLAIEPVSNRVVVGGAEALEVGAVEARDAVWFGAAPADWTACLLQVRAHGAAVPVRARATAAGGIEVRVDGSLRGVVAGQSAVLYGGTDGDVVLGQGTVERTERAAAGAEDGAVAGRAGATA; from the coding sequence ATGCGGGTGCTCGCGGCGCTGTCCGGCGGCGTCGACTCCGCGGTGGCGGCCGCCCGCGCGGTCGACGCCGGCCACGACGTCGTCGGCGTGCACATGGCGCTGTCGCGCAACCGGGCGCAGATGCGCACCGGTTCCCGCGGCTGCTGCTCGATCGAGGACGCCGGCGACGCCCGGCGCGCGGCCGACGTGCTGGGGATCCCGTACTACGTGTGGGACCTGTCCGAGCGGTTCGAGGACACCGTCGTCGCCGACTTCCTGTCCGAGTACGAGGCGGGCCGGACGCCCAACCCGTGCGTGCGGTGCAACGAGCACATCAAGTTCGACGCGCTGCTCGACAAGGCGCTGGCGCTGGGCTTCGACGCGGTCGCCACGGGGCACTACGCCTCCGCCACCGCGGGGCCGGACGGCGCGCCGGTGCTGCGTCGCGCGCGCGACCTGGCCAAGGACCAGTCCTACGTGCTGGCGGTCATGGGCCCCGAGCGGCTGGCGCGGGCGATCTTCCCGCTCGGCGACGTCGCGTCCAAGGACGAGGTCCGCGCCGAGGCGGCCGCGCGTGGGCTGAGCGTCTCCGCCAAGCCCGACTCGTACGACATCTGCTTCGTGGCCGACGGCGACACCCGCGGGTTCCTCCGGGGCCGGCTCGGCTCGCGCCCGGGCGAGGTCGTCGACGCCGACGGCACGGTGCTCGGCACGCACGACGGGGCCTACGGGTACACCGTCGGGCAGCGCAAGGGTCTGCAGCTCGGGCGCCCCGCGGTCGACGGGAAGCCGCGGTACGTGCTGGCGATCGAGCCGGTGAGCAACCGGGTCGTGGTCGGCGGCGCGGAGGCGCTCGAGGTCGGGGCGGTCGAGGCGCGGGACGCGGTGTGGTTCGGCGCCGCGCCGGCGGACTGGACGGCGTGCCTGCTGCAGGTGCGGGCGCACGGCGCGGCGGTGCCGGTGCGGGCCCGCGCCACGGCGGCGGGCGGGATCGAGGTGCGGGTCGACGGGTCGCTGCGCGGGGTCGTCGCGGGGCAGTCGGCCGTGCTCTACGGCGGGACGGACGGGGACGTGGTGCTGGGTCAGGGAACGGTCGAGCGGACGGAGCGGGCTGCCGCTGGCGCCGAGGACGGGGCCGTCGCCGGCCGCGCCGGGGCGACCGCGTGA
- a CDS encoding helix-turn-helix domain-containing protein: MDGELQRTVGRNIRRIRTAGDLSQEDLADRIGHHRTYVGSVERGERNLSLRSLERLATSLGVDPGALLAPVVPTAPGDPDGPGDPDGPGDPDGPGDPDGPGDPDGPAPS, translated from the coding sequence GTGGACGGAGAGCTGCAGCGCACCGTGGGACGGAACATCCGGCGCATCCGCACGGCGGGTGACCTGAGCCAGGAGGACCTGGCGGACCGGATCGGGCACCACCGCACGTACGTGGGGTCCGTGGAGCGGGGTGAGCGCAACCTGTCGCTGCGCTCGCTGGAGCGCCTGGCGACGAGCCTGGGCGTCGACCCGGGCGCCCTGCTGGCGCCGGTCGTCCCGACCGCGCCGGGCGACCCCGACGGGCCGGGCGACCCCGACGGGCCGGGCGACCCCGACGGGCCGGGCGACCCCGACGGGCCGGGCGACCCCGACGGGCCCGCCCCCTCCTGA
- a CDS encoding helix-turn-helix domain-containing protein, with the protein MIGELQVTVGRRVRRLRIERGISQEALARDVEMHRTYLGGVERGERNLTLRSVERLAERLGVPVRELIGDAPEA; encoded by the coding sequence GTGATCGGTGAGCTGCAGGTGACGGTGGGGCGGCGCGTGCGCCGGCTCCGGATCGAGCGCGGGATCAGCCAGGAGGCGCTCGCGCGCGACGTGGAGATGCACCGCACCTACCTGGGCGGCGTCGAGCGCGGGGAGCGCAACCTCACCCTGCGCTCGGTCGAGCGGCTGGCGGAGCGCCTTGGCGTGCCGGTCCGCGAGCTGATCGGCGACGCCCCCGAGGCCTGA
- the ligA gene encoding NAD-dependent DNA ligase LigA, translated as MDATRPETTNPEDAGLDEAAARQRWTELADRVRELQFAYYVRDEPAASDAEYDVTLRRLEALEDAYPEFGLRTPESPTQNVGGTFSTEFRAVDHVERMLSLDNAFSAEDVAAWAERVHRDLELPAGADVGYLTELKIDGLAIALLYERTGDGPARLVRAATRGDGRTGEDVTLNVRTIASIPDVLAGDPATHPEQIEVRGEVFLPVEAFERLNESQVAAGKAPFANPRNAAAGSLRQKDPRVTAGRPLGMYAHGIGALRWGPGAVALERQSQVYELLAGWGVPTSPHYRVVPALADVTARIEEIGEHRHSYEHEIDGVVVKVDDLALQRRLGATSRAPRWAIAYKYPPEEVNTRLLAIEVNVGRTGRVTPYAVMEPVKVSGSTVAMATLHNKDVVALKGVRPGDMVVLRKAGDVIPEIVGPVTALADDGYPRTDWTMPTECPECGSTLRPMREGDVDLRCPNARTCPAQVRGRVEHIGSRGALDIEALGEVTAAALTQPEIPEVPPVVNEADLFELVGWPADAPEEEKERVRARSFARLQQVQVVVRDPETGEPRVDEDGTVRRRTPFRRRVTHSVKARRDAEAAGEPLPEYEDVPSEQAKKLLDELDAAKTKPFWRVLVALSIRNVGPTAARAIAQRFGSMDALRAALADVEGARATLAGVDGVGPTIADSVLDWFAEDWHADIVDRWRDAGVVMADEADASAPRTLEGLTVVVTGSLAGFSRDGAKEAVLSRGGKASGSVSKKTDYVVVGENAGSKEAKAIELGLRILDEDGFVALLAGGPAAVGDGPGEDDDAAETPAADDTATGEGPDDAGAS; from the coding sequence GTGGACGCGACACGACCCGAGACGACGAACCCCGAGGACGCCGGCCTGGACGAGGCCGCCGCACGCCAGCGCTGGACCGAGCTGGCGGACCGCGTCCGGGAGCTCCAGTTCGCCTACTACGTGCGGGACGAGCCCGCCGCCAGCGACGCCGAGTACGACGTGACGCTGCGCCGGCTGGAGGCGCTCGAGGACGCGTACCCGGAGTTCGGGCTCCGCACGCCCGAGTCGCCCACCCAGAACGTCGGCGGGACGTTCTCCACCGAGTTCCGCGCGGTCGACCACGTCGAGCGGATGCTGTCGCTGGACAACGCGTTCTCCGCCGAGGACGTCGCCGCCTGGGCCGAGCGGGTGCACCGCGACCTGGAGCTCCCGGCGGGCGCCGACGTCGGCTACCTCACCGAGCTGAAGATCGACGGCCTCGCGATCGCGCTGCTCTACGAGCGCACCGGTGACGGCCCCGCCCGGCTCGTCCGCGCGGCGACGCGCGGCGACGGGCGCACGGGCGAGGACGTCACGCTGAACGTCCGCACGATCGCGAGCATCCCGGACGTGCTCGCGGGGGACCCGGCGACGCACCCGGAGCAGATCGAGGTCCGCGGGGAGGTGTTCCTCCCGGTCGAGGCGTTCGAGCGGCTGAACGAGTCGCAGGTGGCGGCGGGCAAGGCCCCGTTCGCCAACCCGCGCAACGCCGCCGCCGGCTCGCTGCGGCAGAAGGACCCGCGCGTGACCGCGGGCCGGCCGCTCGGGATGTACGCCCACGGCATCGGCGCGCTGCGGTGGGGTCCGGGCGCGGTCGCGCTCGAGCGGCAGTCCCAGGTGTACGAGCTGCTGGCCGGCTGGGGCGTGCCGACGTCGCCGCACTACCGGGTCGTCCCCGCGCTCGCGGACGTCACCGCGCGGATCGAGGAGATCGGCGAGCACCGGCACTCCTACGAGCACGAGATCGACGGCGTGGTCGTCAAGGTCGACGACCTGGCGCTGCAGCGCCGGCTCGGCGCCACCAGCCGCGCGCCCCGCTGGGCCATCGCGTACAAGTACCCGCCGGAGGAGGTGAACACCCGGCTGCTCGCGATCGAGGTGAACGTCGGCCGCACCGGCCGGGTCACCCCGTACGCGGTGATGGAGCCGGTCAAGGTCTCCGGGTCGACGGTGGCCATGGCGACGCTGCACAACAAGGACGTCGTCGCGCTCAAGGGCGTGCGCCCCGGGGACATGGTGGTGCTCCGCAAGGCGGGCGACGTGATCCCGGAGATCGTCGGCCCCGTCACCGCGCTGGCGGACGACGGCTACCCGCGCACCGACTGGACGATGCCGACCGAGTGCCCCGAGTGCGGGTCGACGCTCCGGCCGATGCGCGAGGGCGACGTCGACCTGCGCTGCCCGAACGCCCGCACCTGCCCGGCGCAGGTGCGCGGCCGCGTCGAGCACATCGGGTCCCGCGGGGCGCTCGACATCGAGGCGCTCGGCGAGGTCACGGCCGCCGCGTTGACCCAGCCGGAGATCCCCGAGGTCCCGCCGGTGGTCAACGAGGCCGACCTGTTCGAGCTCGTCGGGTGGCCCGCGGACGCCCCGGAGGAGGAGAAGGAGCGCGTGCGCGCGCGCAGCTTCGCCCGGCTGCAGCAGGTCCAGGTCGTCGTGCGCGACCCCGAGACGGGCGAGCCGCGCGTCGACGAGGACGGCACCGTGCGGCGCCGGACCCCGTTCCGGCGCCGCGTGACCCACAGCGTGAAGGCCCGGCGCGACGCCGAGGCCGCCGGCGAGCCGCTGCCCGAGTACGAGGACGTCCCGTCGGAGCAGGCCAAGAAGCTGCTCGACGAGCTCGACGCGGCCAAGACCAAGCCGTTCTGGCGCGTGCTGGTCGCGCTGAGCATCCGCAACGTCGGCCCCACCGCGGCGCGCGCGATCGCCCAGCGCTTCGGCTCGATGGACGCGCTGCGTGCGGCGCTCGCCGACGTCGAGGGGGCGCGGGCGACGCTGGCGGGCGTGGACGGCGTCGGCCCGACGATCGCCGACTCCGTGCTCGACTGGTTCGCCGAGGACTGGCACGCCGACATCGTCGACCGCTGGCGGGACGCCGGCGTGGTGATGGCCGACGAGGCCGACGCGTCCGCGCCCCGCACGCTCGAGGGCCTGACGGTCGTCGTGACGGGCAGCCTCGCGGGGTTCAGCCGGGACGGCGCCAAGGAGGCGGTGCTGTCCCGCGGCGGCAAGGCGTCCGGGTCGGTGTCCAAGAAGACCGACTATGTGGTCGTGGGGGAGAACGCCGGGTCGAAGGAGGCCAAGGCGATCGAGCTCGGGCTGCGGATCCTGGACGAGGACGGGTTCGTCGCGCTGCTGGCCGGCGGGCCGGCCGCCGTGGGGGACGGGCCGGGCGAGGACGACGACGCGGCCGAGACCCCGGCCGCCGACGACACCGCGACGGGCGAGGGCCCGGACGACGCGGGCGCGTCGTGA
- a CDS encoding GNAT family N-acetyltransferase, producing the protein MTAAAAAVGPVRIRLARPEDHAAVGALTAEAYRADGLLEVDDEYEVELHDAARRAREAVLLVATTAGRDDGPAEEVVGTLTLAPYATSYAEIAEPGELELRMLAVAPGARGRGVAARLVTAALREAVARRARGVVLSTLAEMATARRLYDRLGFAAAPDRDWGHEGVHLRALTWAPPVAPGVLVEAATWVPVATRDVDGWRVGLSGGFTRRANSALPLGAPEDLAATLGRVEAVYAAAGQPSVVRVCSGAPDGLAAALAARGYAERAATDVLVRDLAALPPERAAVPPDVRVTLTDEPDDTWLAGWLGVKAAGGAVDPTTARAVVAGSPALYLTATGADGATLAVLRAALADGWTGLSCLMVEPAARRRGLGRLLTRAGLRAAADRGARRAFLQVEVGNPGAADLYAGEGFRPAESGTRTGSADGAGHVPGPGPRGSPTAGRRRARRDAPDDTGAMIAIERAELLQAAGLRWTPTSGDRFALRQPALAGEVFTISEMTIEPHAYPSGTVLGFNGTTEWALDSVTQDDAVWLPREDQLRELLGGTFRSLARALDGSYLVVVELPGQPERAFAAEEAEDAYADAVLALVSAARV; encoded by the coding sequence GTGACCGCCGCGGCCGCCGCGGTCGGCCCGGTGCGCATCCGCCTCGCCCGCCCCGAGGACCACGCCGCCGTCGGCGCCCTGACCGCGGAGGCCTACCGCGCCGACGGGCTGCTGGAGGTCGACGACGAGTACGAGGTCGAGCTCCACGACGCCGCGCGCCGCGCCCGCGAGGCCGTGCTCCTGGTCGCGACGACGGCCGGTCGGGACGACGGACCCGCCGAGGAGGTCGTCGGCACGCTCACGCTCGCGCCGTACGCGACCTCGTACGCCGAGATCGCCGAGCCCGGGGAGCTCGAGCTCCGGATGCTCGCCGTCGCCCCCGGCGCGCGCGGCCGCGGCGTCGCCGCCCGGCTGGTCACCGCCGCCCTGCGCGAGGCGGTCGCACGGCGCGCCCGCGGCGTGGTGCTGTCGACGCTCGCCGAGATGGCGACCGCCCGCCGGCTGTACGACCGGCTGGGGTTCGCCGCCGCGCCCGACCGCGACTGGGGCCACGAGGGCGTGCACCTCCGGGCCCTTACGTGGGCCCCGCCCGTCGCGCCGGGCGTGCTGGTCGAGGCCGCGACCTGGGTCCCGGTCGCGACGCGTGACGTCGACGGCTGGCGGGTCGGCCTGTCGGGCGGGTTCACCCGCCGGGCCAACAGCGCCCTGCCCCTCGGCGCGCCGGAGGACCTGGCGGCGACGCTCGGCCGGGTCGAGGCCGTCTACGCCGCGGCCGGGCAGCCGTCGGTGGTGCGGGTCTGCTCGGGTGCCCCCGACGGCCTCGCCGCCGCCCTGGCCGCGCGCGGGTACGCCGAGCGTGCGGCCACCGACGTGCTGGTCCGCGACCTCGCCGCGCTGCCGCCCGAGCGCGCCGCGGTCCCGCCGGACGTCCGCGTGACCCTCACCGACGAGCCCGACGACACCTGGCTGGCCGGCTGGCTCGGCGTGAAGGCGGCGGGCGGAGCGGTCGACCCCACGACCGCGCGCGCCGTCGTCGCCGGCTCCCCGGCGCTCTACCTGACGGCGACCGGCGCGGACGGGGCGACCCTGGCCGTGCTGCGCGCCGCGCTCGCCGACGGCTGGACCGGGCTGTCCTGCCTGATGGTCGAGCCGGCCGCGCGCCGGCGGGGCCTCGGCCGGCTGCTCACCCGCGCCGGGCTGCGCGCGGCCGCCGACCGCGGCGCGCGGCGGGCGTTCCTCCAGGTCGAGGTCGGCAACCCCGGCGCCGCCGACCTGTACGCGGGGGAGGGCTTCCGGCCGGCGGAGAGCGGTACGCGTACTGGGAGCGCTGACGGCGCCGGCCACGTGCCCGGCCCCGGGCCGCGCGGCTCACCCACCGCGGGGCGCCGCCGAGCGCGCCGTGACGCGCCGGACGATACTGGCGCGATGATCGCCATCGAGCGCGCGGAGCTCCTGCAGGCCGCGGGCCTGCGCTGGACGCCGACGTCCGGGGACCGGTTCGCCCTGCGCCAGCCCGCGCTGGCCGGCGAGGTCTTCACCATCAGCGAGATGACCATCGAGCCGCACGCCTACCCGAGCGGCACGGTGCTCGGCTTCAACGGCACCACCGAGTGGGCGCTCGACTCCGTGACCCAGGACGACGCCGTGTGGCTGCCGCGCGAGGACCAGCTGCGCGAGCTGCTCGGCGGCACGTTCCGGAGCCTGGCGCGGGCGCTCGACGGCTCGTACCTCGTGGTCGTCGAGCTGCCGGGCCAGCCGGAGCGCGCGTTCGCCGCCGAGGAGGCCGAGGACGCGTACGCGGACGCGGTGCTGGCGCTGGTCTCGGCGGCGCGGGTCTGA
- the gatC gene encoding Asp-tRNA(Asn)/Glu-tRNA(Gln) amidotransferase subunit GatC — translation MSSLSRDEVARVAGLARIDLTPEELDRLAGELDVIVESVARVSEVATPDVPATSHPLPMTNVFRPDVPEQPLTQEQALSGAPASEDGKFLVPQILGEE, via the coding sequence ATGTCCTCCCTCTCTCGTGACGAGGTCGCGCGCGTCGCGGGCCTGGCGCGGATCGACCTGACCCCCGAGGAGCTCGACCGCCTCGCGGGCGAGCTCGACGTGATCGTCGAGTCGGTCGCCCGGGTCAGCGAGGTCGCCACGCCCGACGTGCCGGCCACCAGCCACCCGCTGCCGATGACCAACGTGTTCCGCCCGGACGTGCCCGAGCAGCCGCTGACGCAGGAGCAGGCGCTGTCCGGCGCCCCCGCGTCCGAGGACGGCAAGTTCCTGGTCCCGCAGATCCTCGGGGAGGAGTGA